From a single Okeanomitos corallinicola TIOX110 genomic region:
- a CDS encoding DUF4912 domain-containing protein — MAKERPPLEEMTLRQLRKVASEYGISRYSRMRKSQLLASIQEVQSNKLSLSPSRSPEAQETVEAAKFELGQEDRTGGSLADVDEGLADLPGGYGDSRIVLLPRDPQWAYTYWDIPNEHKEELRRQGGQQLALRIYDVTDIDIDNQSPHSIQEYPADELAREWYLPIPVSDRDYVIDIGYRTPDGGWLILARSARVHIPPVYPSDWIEDVFITVDFEEDLRGQTKYELVPPAKKIATTPVGANGNPIYDQIFGMAESAEAQRVAGSLFGSMQHVPGSVTPEQAISSYIFPSGVGMWAVPTASGINMSGVGMSGVGFSASAVPVRPRKFWLIADAELIVYGATEPDANVTIGGRPIKLNPDGTFRFQMSFQDGLIDYPILAVAADGEQSRSIHMKFERETPSRNTNTKEEAVLEWRK, encoded by the coding sequence ATGGCAAAAGAACGCCCACCGCTAGAGGAAATGACATTAAGACAACTCCGCAAAGTTGCTAGTGAATATGGCATTTCTCGCTATAGCCGGATGCGTAAATCTCAATTGTTAGCATCAATTCAAGAAGTTCAAAGTAACAAACTTTCCCTTAGTCCATCTCGCTCACCGGAGGCACAAGAAACCGTGGAAGCAGCTAAATTTGAATTAGGTCAAGAAGATCGGACTGGTGGTTCTCTCGCTGACGTAGATGAGGGACTAGCAGACTTACCAGGTGGTTATGGTGACAGCCGCATTGTTTTGTTACCACGTGATCCTCAGTGGGCTTACACATATTGGGATATCCCTAACGAACATAAAGAAGAATTGCGTCGTCAAGGTGGTCAGCAATTAGCATTGCGGATTTATGATGTTACTGACATTGATATTGATAATCAAAGTCCTCACAGCATCCAGGAATATCCAGCGGACGAACTAGCCAGAGAATGGTATTTACCTATTCCTGTCAGCGATCGGGATTATGTGATTGACATTGGTTATCGTACTCCCGATGGTGGTTGGTTGATCTTAGCTCGTTCCGCTAGAGTTCACATTCCCCCCGTTTATCCTTCTGACTGGATTGAAGATGTCTTCATCACTGTAGACTTTGAAGAAGATTTACGTGGTCAGACCAAGTACGAACTTGTTCCCCCAGCTAAGAAAATTGCTACTACTCCTGTTGGTGCAAATGGCAACCCCATTTATGACCAAATCTTTGGGATGGCAGAATCTGCTGAAGCGCAACGGGTGGCTGGTTCTCTGTTCGGTTCTATGCAGCACGTACCTGGTTCTGTAACTCCAGAACAAGCAATTAGTTCTTACATCTTCCCATCTGGTGTGGGTATGTGGGCAGTTCCCACTGCATCTGGAATCAATATGTCTGGTGTAGGTATGTCTGGGGTTGGTTTCTCCGCTTCTGCTGTTCCAGTCCGTCCTCGCAAATTCTGGTTAATTGCTGATGCAGAATTGATTGTATATGGTGCAACTGAACCAGATGCAAATGTAACTATTGGTGGTCGTCCCATTAAACTCAATCCAGATGGTACATTCCGCTTCCAAATGTCCTTCCAAGATGGTTTAATTGATTACCCAATTTTGGCTGTAGCTGCTGATGGTGAACAAAGTCGTTCTATTCACATGAAGTTTGAGAGGGAAACACCTTCTCGCAATACCAATACTAAGGAAGAAGCTGTTTTGGAATGGCGTAAATAA
- a CDS encoding ABC transporter ATP-binding protein, which produces MAQSRRLAKLGSYLRPHWQETALGIIALLSVNGLGVYIPLLIRSGVDTLSTTFSLDQVLRYVIIIISLSSAMWMMRMASRIWIFGVGRQVEFELKQRIFQHLLKLEPAYFASNTPGDLISRATSDVENVRRLVGFAVLSLANTFFAYTLTLPVMLSISADLTLASLAVYPFMFLLVHLFSNRLRQQQAAVQEQLSDMSQLIQEDISGISLIKIYAQEENERRAFQKKNQALLTANLTLAQTRNTLFPLIGGLANISSLIIIWLGTMRISAGTLAVGDFLALLIYVERLVFPTALLGFTITAYQRGEVSIDRLESIFSVTPKIQDPHDAINLPISTVKGEITAKNLCYTYPGANTPALDNLNFSISPGEVVAIVGAIGSGKSTLANALPRLLDIAPGQLFLDGLDITKIVLNDLRGAIAYVPQDSFLFSTTIKNNIRYGDPVSDQENVETAARLAQIESEVDNFPQKYETIVGERGITLSGGQRQRTALARAMLIDAPVLILDDALSSVDNQTATQILNNLSGGTQQKTVLFITHQLSAAATADKIIVLNQGKIVQIGKHTELIEQQGLYRKLWSQHQVEELLS; this is translated from the coding sequence ATGGCACAATCTCGACGGCTTGCTAAACTCGGTAGTTATCTACGTCCCCATTGGCAGGAAACAGCTTTAGGTATTATTGCCTTGTTGTCTGTCAATGGGCTGGGTGTTTATATCCCTTTGCTGATTCGCTCTGGGGTAGATACACTATCAACAACTTTTAGCTTGGATCAGGTACTACGCTATGTAATCATAATTATTTCACTGAGTTCCGCAATGTGGATGATGCGGATGGCTTCCCGAATCTGGATTTTTGGTGTGGGTCGTCAAGTGGAATTTGAACTCAAGCAGCGCATTTTTCAGCATTTACTGAAACTCGAACCAGCATATTTTGCTAGTAATACTCCTGGAGACTTAATTAGTCGTGCTACCAGTGATGTGGAAAATGTCAGAAGGCTTGTGGGTTTTGCGGTCTTGAGTTTAGCAAACACTTTCTTTGCTTACACTCTGACTCTGCCGGTGATGCTATCTATTAGTGCGGATCTGACTTTAGCGTCTCTAGCAGTTTATCCGTTTATGTTTTTGTTGGTACATCTGTTTAGCAATCGTTTACGTCAACAACAAGCTGCTGTACAAGAACAACTCTCGGATATGAGTCAGCTGATTCAAGAAGATATTAGCGGTATTTCTTTGATTAAAATTTACGCTCAGGAAGAAAATGAGCGTCGTGCTTTTCAGAAGAAAAATCAGGCTCTATTAACGGCTAACCTCACGTTAGCTCAAACTCGTAATACTCTATTTCCGCTGATCGGTGGTTTGGCTAATATTAGTTCTTTGATCATTATCTGGTTGGGAACGATGCGAATCTCTGCGGGAACTCTAGCAGTGGGAGATTTTTTGGCACTTTTAATCTATGTTGAGCGCTTGGTTTTCCCGACTGCTTTACTAGGATTCACAATTACTGCTTATCAAAGAGGTGAAGTCAGTATTGACCGTTTGGAATCAATTTTTAGTGTGACACCAAAAATCCAAGACCCACATGATGCGATTAATTTACCAATTAGTACGGTGAAAGGGGAAATAACAGCAAAAAATCTCTGTTATACATACCCTGGTGCTAATACTCCGGCTTTGGATAATCTCAATTTTAGTATCTCTCCTGGGGAAGTTGTAGCTATTGTTGGGGCTATCGGTTCGGGAAAATCAACTTTAGCTAATGCTTTACCTCGGTTGTTGGATATTGCACCGGGACAATTATTTTTAGATGGTTTGGATATTACTAAAATAGTTTTAAATGATTTACGTGGTGCGATCGCCTATGTACCTCAAGATAGTTTCTTGTTCAGCACTACTATCAAAAATAATATCCGCTATGGCGATCCCGTCAGTGATCAAGAAAATGTAGAAACGGCGGCTCGTCTTGCTCAAATAGAGTCAGAAGTAGACAATTTCCCCCAAAAATATGAAACAATTGTCGGTGAAAGAGGAATAACTCTTTCTGGAGGTCAAAGACAACGTACTGCTTTAGCTAGGGCAATGTTAATTGATGCCCCAGTTTTAATTTTGGATGATGCTCTTTCCAGTGTAGATAATCAAACAGCCACTCAAATCCTGAATAATCTCTCCGGTGGTACTCAACAAAAAACAGTGCTTTTTATTACTCATCAACTTTCCGCCGCTGCCACTGCTGACAAAATTATCGTGTTGAACCAGGGCAAAATAGTTCAAATTGGTAAGCACACAGAACTAATTGAACAGCAAGGACTATATAGAAAGTTATGGAGTCAACATCAGGTCGAAGAACTACTAAGTTAA
- the galE gene encoding UDP-glucose 4-epimerase GalE — MSLPKPTILVTGGAGYIGSHAVLALVQTGYQVVILDNLVYGHRDLVEKVLQVELIEGDIEDRLLLDHIFKTRKIDAVMHFSAYTYVGESVNNPDKYYRNNVLGTLTLLEAMLAASINKFVFSSTCATYGVPKFIPLTEDHPQNPINPYGMTKLMVEQILADFDLAYGLKSVRFRYFNAAGADPNGLLGEDHNPESHLIPLVLQTALGKRESISVFGTDYSTPDGTCIRDYIHVCDLADAHVLGLKYLLQGGNSEVFNLGNGNGFSVKEVIAAAQEVTGINIPVKECNRRPGDSPILIGSSEKAKNTLNWQPKYPGIKEIVAHAWQWHQKRHK; from the coding sequence ATGTCACTGCCAAAGCCTACTATTTTGGTGACAGGAGGAGCTGGATATATTGGTTCTCATGCTGTACTAGCTCTAGTCCAAACTGGCTATCAGGTTGTAATCCTTGATAACCTCGTTTATGGGCATCGAGATTTAGTAGAAAAGGTTTTGCAGGTAGAGCTAATAGAAGGTGATATAGAAGATCGTCTTCTGCTGGATCATATTTTCAAAACCCGCAAAATAGACGCTGTTATGCACTTTTCAGCTTATACCTATGTAGGCGAGTCAGTAAATAATCCTGATAAATACTACCGCAATAATGTTTTAGGTACTCTCACATTGTTAGAAGCGATGTTGGCAGCGTCCATTAATAAGTTTGTTTTTTCCTCCACCTGTGCCACTTATGGAGTACCAAAATTCATCCCCCTAACAGAAGATCATCCTCAAAATCCAATTAATCCCTATGGGATGACAAAGTTAATGGTAGAGCAGATTCTGGCTGATTTTGATCTTGCTTATGGTTTAAAATCCGTACGTTTCCGCTATTTTAATGCGGCTGGGGCTGATCCTAATGGGTTATTAGGAGAGGATCACAATCCAGAATCTCATTTGATACCTTTGGTGTTACAGACAGCTTTGGGTAAGAGAGAATCTATTTCAGTTTTCGGTACAGATTACTCTACTCCTGATGGTACTTGCATTCGTGATTATATCCATGTCTGTGATTTAGCAGATGCCCATGTTTTGGGTTTAAAATATTTACTTCAAGGTGGTAACAGTGAAGTTTTCAATTTAGGTAATGGTAATGGCTTCTCTGTCAAGGAAGTGATTGCAGCCGCCCAAGAAGTAACGGGAATAAATATACCTGTAAAAGAGTGCAATCGCCGTCCTGGAGACTCTCCTATTCTGATTGGTAGTAGTGAGAAAGCTAAAAATACACTAAATTGGCAACCCAAGTATCCAGGTATAAAAGAAATAGTTGCACACGCCTGGCAGTGGCATCAAAAAAGACATAAGTAG
- a CDS encoding sulfite exporter TauE/SafE family protein: MLDLLLITILGFLGSFGHCFGMCGPLTVAFSLSHQQETQSWQQQFKFHALLNIGRIISYAFVGAGIGAIGSVLVEGGYLAGVGSDFRRWIAIITGVMLIWFGLEQVKPDLLPRIPLLHPFLKGNLHNQLSAGMVKLSLHTKWWTPALLGMTWGLMPCGFLYAAQIKAAATGNLWQGTITMLAFGLGTLPTMLGVGISTFLISKDKRSKLFRLGGWVTLIIGILTLLRTGDTMVDYSGHAALICLFFSLIARPISSLWASPMRYRRALGVGAFVMSLAHSIHSVEHSLEWNFESFWFLTPEFQWGMSFGILALIFMSPAAFTSFDFLQKSLGKLWRRIHLMSVPALLLSSIHAVLIGSHYLGALRLNWGNKLAALLLLFLTLTVFLVRSPFFWSILNLEKFYISPKTGER; the protein is encoded by the coding sequence ATGTTAGATTTACTGTTAATTACCATCCTTGGCTTTTTAGGAAGTTTTGGACACTGCTTTGGGATGTGCGGACCTTTAACAGTAGCTTTTTCTCTTTCTCATCAACAAGAAACCCAAAGTTGGCAACAGCAATTCAAATTTCATGCCCTGTTAAACATAGGTAGAATTATTAGTTATGCTTTCGTTGGTGCGGGTATTGGTGCTATTGGTTCAGTATTAGTTGAAGGTGGCTATTTAGCAGGTGTTGGTAGTGATTTTCGTCGCTGGATAGCAATAATTACAGGTGTAATGCTCATCTGGTTTGGTTTAGAACAAGTTAAGCCAGATTTACTACCCCGTATTCCTTTATTACATCCTTTTTTAAAAGGTAATCTACATAACCAACTTAGTGCAGGGATGGTGAAGTTATCCTTACATACAAAATGGTGGACACCTGCTCTGTTAGGTATGACTTGGGGTTTAATGCCTTGCGGTTTTTTATATGCTGCTCAAATTAAAGCCGCAGCTACAGGTAATTTATGGCAAGGCACTATCACCATGTTAGCTTTTGGTTTAGGAACTCTACCTACTATGTTAGGCGTAGGAATTTCTACTTTTTTGATTAGTAAGGATAAACGTAGCAAGTTGTTTCGTCTAGGTGGTTGGGTAACGCTAATAATTGGCATACTTACCTTATTAAGAACTGGTGACACAATGGTAGACTATAGTGGACACGCTGCCTTAATTTGCTTATTTTTTTCCCTTATTGCTCGTCCTATTAGCAGTTTATGGGCATCGCCTATGCGTTATCGTCGTGCTTTGGGAGTGGGAGCTTTTGTAATGTCGCTGGCACATTCTATTCACAGTGTGGAACATTCTTTAGAGTGGAATTTTGAATCTTTTTGGTTTTTAACGCCAGAATTTCAATGGGGAATGAGTTTTGGCATTTTGGCTTTGATTTTCATGAGTCCTGCTGCTTTCACAAGTTTTGATTTTCTGCAAAAGTCGTTGGGGAAACTTTGGCGTAGAATACATCTTATGAGTGTTCCAGCTTTGTTATTAAGTTCTATTCATGCAGTTTTGATTGGTTCTCATTACTTGGGTGCTTTAAGATTGAATTGGGGAAATAAATTAGCTGCTTTACTTTTATTATTCTTGACGCTGACTGTTTTTCTGGTGCGCTCTCCCTTCTTTTGGTCAATTTTAAATCTTGAAAAATTTTATATTAGTCCAAAGACAGGTGAAAGATAA